The following are encoded together in the Oceanobacillus zhaokaii genome:
- the guaA gene encoding glutamine-hydrolyzing GMP synthase yields MENNEMILVLDFGSQYNQLITRRIREFGVYSELHSHKLTAEEIKAINPKGIILSGGPHSVYDENSFRPDKDIFDLGIPVLGICYGMQLMALQYGGTVEKSKNREYGKALIDLAHDPILFKDTPTKQTVWMSHGDKVTAAPPEFQIDATSNSTPIAAMSNPEKNLYAVQFHPEVRHSEYGNDVLNHFVFDVCRAAGDWTIQSFIETEIAAIQDKVGDRNVLCALSGGVDSSVVAALIHKAIGDQLTCIFVDHGLLRKNEADDVMKVFADDFHMNIIKVDAKDRFLSKLKGVDDPEKKRKIIGNEFIYVFDDEAAKLKGIDFLAQGTLYTDVIESGTETAQTIKSHHNVGGLPEDMQFELIEPLNTLFKDEVRELGSQLGIPDHIVWRQPFPGPGLAIRVLGEVTDDKLEIVRESDAILREEIALAGLDRDIWQYFTVLPNIRSVGVMGDTRTYDYTIGIRAVTSIDGMTSDWARIPWDVLEKVSTRLVNEVDHINRVVYDVTSKPPATIEWE; encoded by the coding sequence ATGGAAAACAATGAAATGATTCTCGTATTGGATTTTGGAAGTCAATACAATCAACTAATTACACGTCGTATCAGAGAGTTTGGCGTTTATAGTGAATTGCACTCACACAAGCTGACTGCAGAAGAAATCAAAGCTATCAATCCAAAAGGAATTATTCTTTCTGGTGGACCACATAGTGTTTATGATGAAAATAGCTTCCGTCCGGATAAAGACATCTTTGATCTAGGTATCCCAGTTCTCGGAATTTGTTATGGGATGCAATTAATGGCACTGCAATACGGCGGCACTGTTGAAAAATCAAAAAATCGTGAATATGGAAAAGCCTTAATAGATCTAGCACATGATCCAATTCTTTTTAAGGATACACCAACAAAGCAAACGGTATGGATGAGCCATGGCGATAAAGTTACAGCAGCTCCTCCTGAATTCCAAATCGATGCGACAAGTAATTCAACACCAATTGCTGCAATGAGCAATCCAGAAAAAAATCTCTATGCGGTACAATTCCACCCAGAGGTTCGTCATTCAGAATATGGGAATGACGTATTGAATCATTTTGTGTTCGATGTGTGTCGTGCTGCGGGTGATTGGACAATCCAAAGCTTTATTGAAACAGAAATTGCAGCAATTCAAGATAAAGTTGGCGACCGTAATGTATTATGTGCGTTAAGTGGTGGTGTTGATTCATCTGTTGTTGCAGCATTAATCCATAAAGCAATTGGTGACCAGCTTACATGTATTTTCGTCGACCATGGTCTGCTTCGCAAAAATGAAGCTGATGATGTGATGAAGGTATTCGCCGATGATTTCCATATGAATATTATCAAAGTGGACGCAAAGGATCGCTTTTTATCGAAGCTTAAAGGTGTAGATGATCCAGAGAAGAAACGGAAAATTATTGGAAATGAATTCATTTATGTGTTTGATGATGAAGCAGCGAAGTTAAAGGGAATTGATTTCCTAGCACAAGGTACATTGTATACCGACGTGATTGAAAGTGGTACGGAAACAGCACAAACAATCAAATCCCATCACAATGTTGGTGGATTACCAGAGGATATGCAGTTTGAGCTGATTGAGCCACTGAATACATTATTCAAAGATGAAGTTCGTGAGCTAGGCAGCCAGCTTGGAATTCCAGATCATATTGTTTGGCGTCAGCCTTTTCCAGGACCAGGTCTTGCAATTCGTGTTCTAGGAGAAGTTACGGATGACAAATTAGAAATTGTCCGTGAATCAGATGCAATTTTACGTGAGGAAATAGCACTAGCAGGACTTGACCGTGATATTTGGCAGTACTTCACTGTTCTTCCTAACATTCGCAGTGTTGGTGTAATGGGAGATACAAGAACTTATGACTATACAATCGGTATCCGTGCAGTAACGTCAATCGATGGAATGACCTCAGATTGGGCACGTATTCCATGGGATGTTTTAGAAAAAGTATCAACAAGACTCGTTAATGAGGTAGATCATATTAACCGAGTTGTGTATGATGTGACAAGTAAGCCGCCTGCTACGATTGAGTGGGAATAG